The following proteins are encoded in a genomic region of Catharus ustulatus isolate bCatUst1 chromosome 4, bCatUst1.pri.v2, whole genome shotgun sequence:
- the KRR1 gene encoding KRR1 small subunit processome component homolog, with product MAAVPQQEEAEPGSGPRHREKGKNKNKKKAAPVDESELLTVPDGWKEPAFTREDNPKGLLEESSFATLFPKYREAYLKECWPLVQKALGEHYVNAALDLIEGSMTVTTTKKTFDPYAIIRARDLIKLLARSVPFEQAVRILQDDVACDIIKIGSLVRKRETFIKRRARLLGPKGSTLKALELLTNCYIMVQGNTVSALGPFSGLKEVRKVVLDTMKNIHPIYNIKTLMIKRELAKDPELRTQSWERFLPKFKRKNLKKRKEPKKKNTKKEYTPFPPPQPESQIDKELASGEYFLKERQKKRKQMEEIKAKQADAIKRRQEERNKAFIPPKEKPVVKTKKASTEKKIDIEAIKEKVKNAKKKKLGALPEEEVKLKMAADEKKKKKKK from the exons ATGGCGGCCGTgccccagcaggaggaggcCGAGCCCGGGTCGGGGCCGAGGCACCGAGAAAAGggcaagaacaagaacaagaagaaagcGGCGCCAG TTGATGAATCTGAACTTCTCACTGTGCCGGATGGATGGAAAGAGCCAGCCTTTACGAGAGAGGATAATCCCAAAGGGCTGCTGGAAGAAAGCAGTTTTGCGACATTGTTTCCGAAGTATAGAGAAGCCTACTTGAAAGAGTGCTGGCCACTTGTCCAGAAAGCCTTGGGTGAACAT TATGTGAACGCAGCGCTGGATCTAATTGAAGGAAGCATGACTGTCACTACTACTAAGAAGACTTTTGATCCGTATGCAATCATTAGGGCTAGAGACTTAATAAAACTTCTGGCAAGAAGTGTTCCATTCGAGCAG GCAGTTCGTATCCTTCAGGATGATGTTGCATGTGACATCATTAAGATCGGCTCTCTGGTGAGGAAGAGAGAGACTTTTATAAAAAGAAGAGCACGACTTCTTGGGCCGAAAGGATCTACTCTGAAG GCCCTGGAACTGTTAACAAACTGTTATATTATGGTGCAAGGCAACACAGTTTCGGCTCTTGGACCCTTTAGTGGGCTAAAAGAG GTCAGAAAAGTTGTTCTGGACACAATGAAGAATATACATCCCATATATAACATCAAG ACTTTGATGATCAAAAGGGAATTGGCAAAAGATCCTGAACTAAGGACACAAAGTTGGGAAAGATTTTTGCCTAAATTTAAGCGGAAGAACTTGAAAAAACGCAAGGAGcccaagaagaaaaatactaagAAGGAATACACACCCTTCCCACCTCCGCAGCCAGAAAGTCAG ATCGATAAAGAATTGGCAAGTGGCGAATACTTCttgaaagaaagacagaagaaacGCAAGCAAATGGAGGAGATAAAG GCAAAGCAAGCAGATGCAATCAAGAGaagacaagaagaaagaaataaagcttttatcCCACCAAAGGAAAAGCCAGTtgtgaaaacaaagaaag CCTCCACTGAGAAAAAGATTGATATTGAAGCCATCAAAGAGAAGGTAAAGAATGCAAAGAAGAAGAAACTAGGAGCACTCCCTGAGGAAGAAGTAAAGTTAAAAATGGCagcagatgaaaagaaaaaaaagaagaagaagtaA